From the Streptomyces sp. KMM 9044 genome, one window contains:
- a CDS encoding serine/threonine-protein kinase — MRPVGSKYLLEEPIGRGATGTVWRARQRETAGAEAAVPGQPGETVAIKVLKEELANDADVVMRFLRERAVLLRLTHPNIVRVRDLVVEGDLLALVMDLVEGPDLHRYLRENGPFTPVAAALTTAQIADALAASHADGVVHRDLKPANVLLKQGGGELHPMLTDFGIARLADSPGLTRTHEFVGTPAYIAPESAEGRPQTSAVDIYGAGILLYELVTGHPPFSGGSALEVLHQHLSAEPRRPSTVPDPLWTVMERCLSKNPERRPSAENLARGLRVVADGIGVHVNSAQISAAENVGVLLMPDPAPASVPGTPGAPGSADPTQVLPHTQGAYDPNGATSVLPQTGPNAGAGAGGSSGSADPTAVMPPVPPGPPGQDGQGRPGPDDPHPWQNQMRAARDRNDQTQVQYVDPGEDPLRRRPQRQVARPQQQPQQPPQRRPRPGPDYGRPQPYRQAPQPQQYAPPPQPRPQRSRQPEPQRYTPPPEPRRSAREPRQRGANPMRIPGLGCLKGCLFTIVILVVASWLIWELSPLQDWIGSGKSYWDQLTDWFGNTVDWFQDLGGSGADPSQ, encoded by the coding sequence GTGCGGCCGGTAGGCAGCAAGTACCTGCTCGAGGAGCCGATCGGACGCGGCGCCACGGGCACCGTCTGGCGAGCCCGCCAGCGGGAGACCGCGGGGGCCGAGGCGGCAGTGCCCGGTCAGCCGGGAGAGACCGTCGCGATCAAGGTCCTCAAGGAGGAGCTTGCGAACGACGCGGACGTCGTGATGCGTTTCCTGAGGGAACGCGCCGTCCTGCTCAGACTGACCCACCCCAACATCGTCCGGGTCCGCGACCTGGTCGTCGAGGGTGATCTGCTGGCGCTGGTCATGGACCTCGTCGAGGGCCCTGACCTGCACCGTTACCTGCGCGAGAACGGCCCCTTCACGCCCGTCGCCGCCGCTCTCACGACCGCCCAGATCGCCGACGCCCTCGCCGCCAGCCACGCCGACGGCGTGGTGCACCGCGACCTGAAGCCCGCCAACGTGCTGCTCAAGCAGGGGGGTGGCGAGCTGCACCCGATGCTGACCGACTTCGGCATCGCCCGGCTGGCCGACTCCCCGGGGCTGACCCGCACCCACGAGTTCGTCGGCACGCCCGCGTACATCGCGCCGGAGTCCGCCGAGGGCCGCCCGCAGACCTCCGCCGTCGACATCTACGGCGCCGGCATCCTGCTGTACGAGTTGGTGACCGGCCACCCGCCGTTCTCCGGCGGCTCCGCCCTCGAGGTGCTGCACCAGCACCTGAGCGCCGAACCGCGCCGTCCCTCCACGGTTCCGGACCCGCTCTGGACGGTCATGGAGCGCTGCCTCAGCAAGAACCCCGAGCGGCGGCCCAGCGCCGAGAACCTCGCGCGCGGCCTGCGGGTCGTCGCCGACGGCATCGGCGTGCACGTGAACTCCGCGCAGATCTCCGCCGCCGAGAACGTCGGCGTGCTCCTCATGCCCGACCCGGCGCCCGCCTCCGTGCCCGGTACCCCCGGCGCGCCCGGCTCCGCCGACCCGACGCAGGTGCTGCCGCACACCCAGGGCGCGTACGACCCCAACGGCGCGACCAGCGTCCTGCCGCAGACCGGCCCCAACGCCGGAGCGGGCGCGGGCGGTTCCTCCGGCTCCGCCGACCCGACCGCCGTCATGCCCCCGGTACCGCCCGGTCCGCCCGGCCAGGACGGCCAGGGACGGCCCGGCCCCGACGACCCGCATCCCTGGCAGAACCAGATGCGCGCGGCCCGCGACCGCAACGATCAGACCCAGGTCCAGTACGTCGACCCGGGTGAGGACCCGCTGCGCCGCCGCCCCCAGCGGCAGGTCGCCCGGCCGCAGCAGCAGCCGCAACAGCCGCCGCAGCGCCGCCCGCGGCCCGGCCCCGACTACGGCCGGCCGCAGCCGTACCGGCAGGCACCGCAGCCTCAGCAGTACGCCCCGCCCCCGCAGCCGCGACCCCAGCGGTCGCGACAGCCGGAGCCGCAGCGGTACACCCCGCCGCCGGAGCCGCGGCGCTCCGCGCGTGAGCCCCGGCAGCGCGGTGCGAACCCGATGCGCATCCCCGGTCTCGGCTGCCTGAAGGGCTGCCTGTTCACGATCGTCATCCTGGTCGTCGCGAGCTGGCTGATCTGGGAGCTGAGCCCGCTGCAGGACTGGATCGGCAGCGGCAAGAGCTACTGGGACCAGC